AAGGAAAATTCACAGGGACAGGATGATATTCGCTAAGGCGGGATAAAATCCGTCGACAGATTAGCGCAAAGTTGTAAAAGAAATGCGCGCAAGCGCGCGTTTCTTCGATTTCTCGATGTAAAATTGTCCCTCTTTCGAGAGAATGCAATTTTAAGAATCCGCGAAGGAGAAGTAAATCCCAGATAATCCACGTTGCATCCGCGATCCTTAATCAAATCGACTTTGATACGATATCAGCTTTTATGTCGTAAGTATACATAACGATACGGCGCGGTATCTCTCGCCGCGCAAGACGATAGATCCATTTGTCAAGATTCGACGTGTCGTGAATTATGATCGCTCTctttccccctctccctccgcCTGGCAGCGCTCACAATTCATCCACTTCTCATATCCGCGAGATTCCTCCGCCGATCCTTCTCGCCGCTGGTTTTATCTCTCGCATCTCCTCCAGTAGGAAAACGAGAACGGAGGATAGGAATAAGCGCTGGACCAAGTGCGCGCCGGCCAATGCATGCTGATAAACCCGTCGGACGAATTTAAATCCCGTGATGGCCTCctacccccctccccctctcccccgaGCTCCCTCTGGATCTGTGCTCCTCGATATCCTGGATCCTTCGCGTTGCAACAATTCCTTCATCCGCCGCCGACGCCGCCGCTGCGGCTTAAATGTATCACGCCGGACGATTTATTAACCCATTTCACGGGCAGACATTGCGAACTTTGGAGGATTTCGTCGAGATAGATACCGATAACTTTCCACGTTGAAACGCGCGCGCCGACGTCTTCGTGCTCTTGGCGGAGCTTTCGTGATTGCGATGCCGGCCATTTTCCCGGCGAGAATATTTGCGGATCTGATGGATCGCCCGCGGTACCTCGACACCAGAGAACACTCcggcataaataatattttcgttGCGTACCTTGTGAGGcgttttattgaaattgcAGAGAACGTGATAAATTTCTGCGGCGGTTGAGAATGGATTTTTACACTTTGCAACTAACTTGTCACTCATCccacggaaaaaaaattaaccaccatagctaaaatttaaatatagtagCTAAATTTGCGGTAATATAGGGACACCTAAAATTTTAGCTGCaagatctattttatttagctGATAGTATATGACTGTAGCACACAAACATTTAACTACAGTACACATTGCAATGAATCGCGCGCATGAATTAGCTATAAGAGACACAAATTTTGCTGtcattgcaaatattttaggTCTGGAGTTCTTTCTTTTCCACTCGAGCAACAAACACGTTGTTGCATCAGACGCCATGTTCTcgaaaattctaataacaGTCTTCTAATTATCATACAATAGCCGTAAGCTATAAAGTACGTATATAGTAAGACGAAAgcagtaataattactatatacatataattatagacGAGCAATAACAGAATGGTAGACAACGATATGTCTTGCATCGACACGCATCACTGATGGTGTGGTGTATCATCATCCTTTGTAGCATCGATGACAACTACGCCGCTGCGCCgtcaatgttttatttttcattaaaaagagCGCGCACATTTTGGTCGACAAAAACAAACGCTTGTTGTGTGTCATACTTAAATGTTTAGCTcgcaaaattaattctttgattTTCGTACAAATATCGACATGTTTGTGCTGAGTGAAACATATCAATTAGCTGGGGTAGCTAACTGTATGTAGCTAAACAAAATGATTATGACGTAGATATGCGTAGTTTGCTACCACATCGAAACATTAGTAACAACAGTAAATTTGTTAGTTATAGCAGCAAACATTGTTACAGCAAACCACAGATTAGCAGtgggagagaattttttttccgtgcATTTATGAATTGAAAACACACagtttcatttattttgtaatttattcggcGCTGTAAGGAATgacagaaatattaatatccatATGTGCCTTTCTGATTACCACTCTCATTAGTAGAGTTTGCGTCAATGAATGAGATACTTTGCtcgttaaattaaaagcgtattaaaataacagccGGTTGAAAGTATTCCCGAGTAAGTGGCCCGACATAATTAACGTTACTGAAACACAAAGCCCATCCtcgtttacaattattatcgaAGCTTGCAAATACGCGCAAACACAATTTtccgtattaaaaaaaacatctctGTTTTATACTTTCCCGAGACATCTTCACTGTGTGCCAATgatgtaaaaactttttaaatcacCAGATCGTTTCTAACTTGAAGATATCAGCGCggaaaatttttagttataaaatagtttgtaaaaataaattactaggCAATTTAAGatgaaaagaaacaaaaaaattgtatgctGCGATACTTTTTACAAGAGCAGCGAACAAAATGACAGGAAAACATAGCGAATTTCAGTAAAATCCCACAGATACCGGAATAGTGGGAGATAATTTTCAGCTTGCGTGCGGGCGCGATCTCGGTGCGGCAAACTAACCACGGAGtttcgtataattttattacttactttCGCGTTGTATAGCTAAACCGCTAGTTGCGTTATATTAACAGGTTTATCGGAGGTGGAGATAGATCGCGCTTATCATTAGactaaattaatgtttacaatCAGCTTACGGTTGTCGCCCGCAAACAGGTTGATCGGTGGTGTTTCTCGTAATTTTTAAAGGGAGCTCTTATCTCCGATTATCGCGCCGGGAATAAATGATCGCACTTACTCCCCTTATTCCGGGAGCATACTTTATACGGGCGCGCTTGCACTCTTCCTTGATTGGATGGTCATTGTCGTGTTCGTTTCCTTATCTCGCAGCCAGCGCGACGGCAGAACAATCGCATCGGCAACGATGTGACCAATGTTTCAGCTCGCGAAAACACGTAGTCTTCCGCTTTCCTATCGCATTGTTGCATTCAGTTCCTTCGTTGTTTTCCTCGCGCGACGACGGGATAATTCGCTAATGGAGGGACAACTCGCAATTACTCCGGCGTTGTTCTTATCGCCTTTTGCAGCGACACTTTCTTAAAGTACCTATTGTTATACTTTCCCTCCTTACCTCCCCAGCCCGGCGACATATTTTGCGCGCCGCCCTCCTCGAGAACAACTTTATATCGGAAACCGTCGTCgcttaattgtattaattaattaactaccGGGGAACTACTGGTGAGACCGACTTACGGGCACATTACGGTAACAAGTTTGCGGTTGTGGAAAGACGGAAGTTGCTCTAGGTCAAAGTTGAACACGATGGGGACGTCGAGGCAAGCCATTCAATCCGCAAACAGGATTTATCTTGGCCCGCTCACTCGTCTCGCGTATCCCCATTTTGTCTTTCGCGCCTCTCTTTGTCTTTCTCCTGATTTCCACGTTCAACAAAGAGATAATTTCCTGATGGACGAGCATTCCGAAGTGTTTCATTGGCCCTTCTCGAACTTGACTCGAAACTTCAAAGTAACTCCTAAGTAATTTAATGTGCTGCTTAAAACATAAACCTCCGAAGATTCCCAACTCCCGCGAGGGATCTATTCCAAAGCAACGAAAGAAAAAAGgtcaaattgtataattatttcatcagTATTTAGTATTTCAGTATTTTTGTGTCCACAGTCGGGAAACTGAAATCAAAGACGTAACACTTCGGTTCGAAGTTACATGGAGCGACGAAGGAAGAAATGGAACTGGTAATTCGATTCGCAAACACAATTTATTACCTTTTGTTCTCTTACCACGTCGGTCTGTTCTTCTTGCTTCTCTTAGCCTTGAATCACTTTACCCTTTGATCCATTTATCACACTAAAAGACGATTTATTGATGGACAGACATCTGCTGGATCGACTTTCATTTTGCTACCTTTCAAAGTGTCGTTTGCAATTATTTCTGCATTAtgtgcttttattttataacatttctgACTAATTtccacatttttatatttatattacatatacaatacTACGTACTAATTGCGACCTTTGCAAATATCtcgaattaattgattttgtttGCGGACTCTATCGCACTACCGGAGATATCTGTccttttaatcttaaaacatGGTAACACCTTTATAGGGTGGCACACCGTGAACGATATAGAGGCGTCAATTCAATCCACAAACAGGATTTATCGTTTCATCTTCTTTCTGCTCTTCGTTTTCGCCATAGATCTCTCGTCCGCCTCGATTTTCTTATCGCCCGGAGAGATTCTCTTCGACGAAGCGATGCTCTCCGAAGATTTCTaaagtattttctttctttcaccCTTTTTAATCTTCCGGAAATGACGCTTATCCAGAGTCACCATTGTTCGATCTGTATCGTTCGCCCGATTCTACTACACCTTCGGAAAAGGTTTCGATCAATACAGTAAATTGAAAATGGAGTTTATAGCGCCTAACGTTGACATATTGTCGACGAACGTGTTACAATGTCGTGGAAGTCCTGGCCGCATTAACGGATTACGCGTGCTCACGCCTAAAGCTAAGTCGATTCTACCTGAATAATCGATCCATTATCCAGCCCGCGAGATAGGCGCATCGCTTCCAGGCGCATTGAAGGATCCTTTCCAATGTACACACACGTCCTAATCCTCGCTTCTAAGAAATTACTTTCACGAATCGCAGCCATGCCGGGAGAAATTAGTACCGCttgtaaattattcttaagtCGGAGAATTACGATCACGACCCTCGTTACCTAAGGAATTACATTGGAAGTTAATTTCGGATCGTTTTCTAAATtggatttatatatttgcgtGGAGTTTTTTTTACCTCGCGTACGGTTGAACTTTCCTGATATTAACGCGTTAATATTGTCGCTTCGACGACAATTAACATGTTCTCGCACTTTAATCTGTCCCTTCTCTCCGTGTCGTCGCTAGTTTATATCCTCGTGGATAAAAATTCTTGCAACGGCATAAAAATACGCTCTTTGCCATAAACCTTAAATATTGTCCCTCTTCCGTGGAAAAACGAGCCGTCGTTTACCTCGGCTTTACACCAAGAGGCCAGGGCGGTGGAAAAATGAAAGGATCGTAAAGTGGtgaaaactttatatttcaaaGGTGTCAACAACGCTCGAGTAATGTCTGACTAACGAGAAACAACGCTTAACGGAATACCTGCGAGCCTGCACCACGATCGAGCAGTAATCGTTTTCTTGAACGACGCCATCGCCGAGAAAATACAAAGCGGATAATGTAAAACGATATTCAGTTAAATGGTTTCCTACGACAGGGTTAAAGAATACAGagttttaatgtaaaacataatttttgttgattatacgCAGCGCTTAGCTTAAAAGCGGcacaaattacattattttaaatatcgaatttacgtaaaatgccaacaaaaaattaatgcgaCATATTTATGtagtttgaaaataaataaaagccaTATTTTgttgcataataaattttttaaagccgATGGGGcacacttaaaaaattctcaatttaatgtactattaaatatgatttatttctTCAAGTATGTATCTCTCCTTCTTTTAATTCtgtcttaatatattttttatagtttcttttttaaattaataaacacatagaatatgaataaaaatttttagaaaagatttgaaaagagactaaatattacttaactttttaaatgccttttataattaaaaaattaagcaaaattaaaatgcacaaaacaaaatattttcaatcgtaataaaaaattgcatttttaaataaaatgtaacaagaAATTCAAAACTCCAAACTTAAGTAAAATCTTttctacattattaaatattttttaaaacatttttcttgatctatattgtttataaataattcattttattcaCTCTGCTTTTAAGTAACCCTGTCGTGTTTATGTcgtgttataatttatacgttACATTCGCACAATTTTCTTGTGTTCCAAAGACCCCCTCACTTTCGGTGATTTCGTGATCTTTAGAACATCTTTGGGCGGTGCCACCGAAATCGGTGCGCTTTCTTCCGTAAGTATGAATTCATGAATAGGCGGAGATTCGAAGTGATGACCGAAGCTTTTGTAATGCCCATGATCGTGATTTTTAAGCATATGATGGTGATGGTCCTCGTGATGCTTATGATGCTCATGGTGATGGTGCTTCTCGTGATGGCCATGATCATGGCCATGATCATGGCTATGTTTATGCTCTTCTTTATGATGGTGATCATGCTTATGGGCCTCGTGATGATGATGTTTATGATCTTGATGATGAGCGTGATGATGATTCTCATGGTGACCATGGTGATGGTCTTCCTTGTGACCGTGTTTATGTTCATGGTCGTGCTTGTGGTGATGGTCTTCATGATGATGATGCTTATGATCCTCGTGATGACCGTGTTTATGGTCGTGTCCGTGTTTGTGGTGATGCTCCTCATAATGACCATGGTGATGTTCTTCGTGATGGCCATGTTTATGTTCGTGTCCGTGCTGATGCTTATGTTCTTCCTTGTGCTCATGTTTATGATGCTCTTTGTGTTCGTGTCCATGGTGATGATGATGTTTCTCAGTTTCCTTATGActgtgatgatgatgatgctcATTAACATGGTGATGATCGTGGTGATGGTGATGCTCGTTATGATGATGATGCTTATGATGATGGTGATGCTCAGAATGATGCTTGTGTTCCTCATGGTGTTCATGCTTCGAGTGGTGGTGATGTCCATGCTCGTGTTTGTGCTCTCCATGATGTTTATGCTCGTGAAGATGTCCATGGTGATGATGGTGACCATGATGATGTTTATGCTCTTCGTGATGTTCATGATCGTGCTTATGCTCATGACCATGATGGTGCTTGTGTCCGTGATGATGGCCGTGTTTAGCATGGTGATCATGATGCGATTGATGATCGTGATGATTATCGTGATGATGTCCATGATGATGCCCATGTTTATAGTGGAAAGAATGAGATCTATGGTGGAACGATCTGTCAAAATTGTGAATTCTACGTTGCGATTCAACAACCGACGGAGTCACGATGACGTGATCAACCGGCGGCGAAGTCTCGGTTATGCGTGTGATAATATGCTTCGGTTGCGGAGGAATTCGTGGAATGATGTTAGCACCGAGACCCGCTCCAAACGTTGTCTCGAGAAACGAAGGTGGAGTTTGGCCATTTAGCGGTAACAATGGCTGCGGGAAGGCTAGTCCGAGATCGGCTAGCTGTCGTTTCTTCTGGTTTCTTTTGCTCGGCGCGATAATGCCCGACAGATTCTCGGACGGTCGCGGCGACTGCAATTGTCCCGGTAGCCTGATGGAGTTGACCAGTTCTTGCTTCGTCGCCGACACCTGCGGTCGAATCTCATCTCGTGTTTTAGGTTCCTGGCCGGTCGCTGCTGCCAGCAACAGACCGACGACCGGAAACCACGCCTAGGATGACAGACGAGCTCGGTAAATGAAACCTGTTCGTGGAACGGCGACGTCTTTTGGATTGTTAATCTAGTAGGAACTTATCATTGAAGCTAAACTTTTGATTACTTGGATTACTAACAATTACAGCATATTAAGAGATATGGCATTTTggattcaattatttatttttttaatgctattctaatttgtttttataaatctgaATTATAGTATATGTTAACTTAAACTGTAAACTTACCACCCTAATTGCATTTCAAATAGATAGTCTTTTCAAAGAAACGACCCGAATAATGGGACTTTAATTTCCGATAGATATAAAGCGTGTCGTATCAGGCATTCACTTTTGTCGCACACACGTGTATGCGTGCACGCTCAAGCGGAAGAGCCGGAGATAATATCCAGTAAATCGTCGGGGAGTCGTTTTATCGCGCTTCGGCCTTCTTGCCGCGAATTCCCCACAGGaagaaagggagggagggagggagaaagagagacagagagatagagaaagaaagagatcgCTCGACTAACGAGAACCGAAATCACATCTCGAGTTAGGAAAATCAGCGTGGTCAGCTAGCGGTATGTTTGCCGCAAGAAATCAATTAATCACGCTCGAACATAATCGCGTCAGTGATTTATTCGAATTTCCGGTAGGACCGACGAGCGTACGCATTGGGAATCAGCCGAAGACGATATCAAATTACATTCTCAGAAATCCGCTTTTGCGATTTACCCGCGAAATCCCGAACTCGGCCGAAATTGACGAAAGTAGATTAAATCTATGATGCAATTTCACGCTTTATCTTCCCTGGCTTTATTTAATTGAGCCGTTTTCCTAACAGGATTCCTTACCAGCACGCCACACATCAACTGTTccgatattatttattattactgatctggaaaaatgaaaattagtTTACCGTAGAATGTGGAAGGAAACCTCCTTAATTTGTTTTGTGGAAACTGTATTGCGTTTACCTTCATCGCGCGGTGAATTTTATTTGCGGCAAATTCAATTTCCAGATCTTACACTGTTAAATATACGTGagctaaaattttgaaaacccGGAATTATTAGAAACGAGTCTGCGCGAGTCTGtattaaatgcaattataaattcaacCGACCCGAGtgcaattataaattcaaaaatgcCCGGTAAATCGTATTCTCATCAAGTCTAATGTAAACTTTAGAACGGATAATATCGCGCGGAATGTTTGTCAATTGCAATCGGGAGCCTGAATGAAGAATATGAAGAAGCTTTCGGAACGATTACTCAATGCTTTCGATCGACGCGGGGACAATTAAACCCTATATCCAATTGGAATAGAAAGAGCTCCGTCGCGAGGAGGGAgtggcgggggggggggggagaactTAGGAAAGTCGGAATCTCGGTTTCCCTCCCCATCGTTTCTCCTTCCGCAATATCTCACTTTATGGCGTCGAGACACCGTCGCCTCCGCCGCCGCTAATTTCCTCGTTCCGCAGTAGCTGCAAGCTGGCGGGGCGGCGTCCGCGCGAGAGGAGGCGCTGATATATTCTTCTTGAAATGCAAATGTTCCGGCGCTTAATAACTCGGGATTTAATCAGCGACAAAGCAATTTATACAAAAGATTCCGTCGGATGCTGACGACGCCCGACGTCGTCGACTGGACGCGGACGGCGCCGGGGATCAGAAGGACGGCGAGACGTGTTTTGCACGGGGAAGAGGCGGCGATGTCTGCCCCGTCTTTCTCTATTAGGAACTTCGGGCGCGTTTTTAGCCGAATTAAGAGCGATACGGAGGGAGCGATCGACCTCCCAGAGTGTTGTCCGAAAACTTTCGGACGTACGCGTCAATTAAATGTTCCATCAGTCGCGTCGATGACGCGGCTAATGACTTTTATCCGTGACATCACGCGGACGTCAACGGCTGTCCGCAAACCTTTGGCGCCGGATGTAATTCGGCCTGAAATCTAGACGGATGTCAACGATAAATTTCGAGCTTTGTATCATGTAGCGCGGCCATCGTGGATATTAATGAAAAGAGCAGCCGAGTATAACCCGCGCGTATCAATCAAGGTAACAGACAGGATGGCAAGCGCGCGGGGGAGGCGGAGCTTTAGCTTTTATACGGTGAATTGTTCCCGTCGATGAGTCCTTGTTCGACACGCTGTGTGTATTATGTGTGCGCAGTACTTTAGAAACGATTACAAAACTTTCCGCGCCTCATTCACTTGGCCCCGTTCAGCTACCTCGTCCGTACTAAGTCGCAAACGTTTCCGAGGGCGAAACTGCGAGAAGAGGGAACTTACCCACGCAACCATGTCGGCGTTATCTCTCGGCGGGTGCAGCCGGGGAACAACTGGATGCCAAAACGGAGCGACTACGGTACTTTTATAGGGAGTACGGTACTTTAACGGGAGAGCATCTAAATCACGGTTACTTTCTTCCGTGCTAAGCACCAATGTCGTTTACGACTTGAAgcctaatatttttaattgtcgcCATAATGCCCGCCGGACCGCGACCGTGGTCTCGCGCGATCGCCGTTGCAATCGTTGCAAATTTCATCCACGCCCGATGATCGTTCCTAATCGATCGAGCCTACTTCCGCCGCCGCGCTCGAGGAATCGTTGCCGATCGCGATGATACCGACGGAATATCGATTTGATATATTGCAGCAATTCTCTTGCAAAGTATAACGCATGCATGACacgatacatatatatcggCCGAATTAATTTTGCACCGAAGCGCCGTTAGTTTTTCTGCATGTAAAAGTATATCCGCATAATTTCTATGAATTTTTATGCACTGTTTTTTGCGCAACGGTAATAAAGCGTATATACAGCGGATGTATGTCCGAATGAGGATGCATGCGTGTGTGAATAAATATGAttctttttttgcatttaaattttttttttttgcgatattTATATCGctcatatataatacaatacatacaaaaatttgcCCCGTGAGATAACAGGGTGAATTACAGTCGCGCCAATTATCCCGGTTCAAGAGGAAGCGGCGGGCTCTTAATTACCGGAAATAAACGGACGGACGCGAAACGCGATCGGCGGAGCTCCAAGGATCTATTACTGCCGCCAGCGATTGTCGTAATTTTACTCGGTTCTGTAATACTAATCGAGTTTTCCGCTTTCACGTCACTTTCATATCCGTCCGCGTGTCCCTTCAGGGCAACGACAAAGCGCCGCATAGACTATTCAATGCGCGTGTTAAACGTATGGCGCGTGCGATCAGAAACGAAGCAGGCGATGCGTGCGATTGAATTAGTAACGTCTATTCAATAAGGCGAATTCTGTAGTGTCTTCTACGTCACTCTCATTGACACGAACGCTCGGGGACGaccattaatattaatgcatCCGATAATGTACCTGCGACGTGATGGATTAAGCAAACTTCATCTCAAGTTATTACGAGGAGgggtaaaattaattaaaagcacGTGACAATGTCGaaacatattttaagtatattaatttgtaattttatcctCCGACAACAAAATGGTGTACACAAAAGGAATGTATATtggcataatatttattgcagtGACggaacatatattttatatttaattacagtgTTTACCGAAGATAATGTGTGATAACCTGATATTGCATATTTCGCGCATGGTTTGCTGCAgtcgaattaatttatttgtgccAATTTATCTCACAGAACGCCGTTATtgactatcaaaataatatgtacGAAATAATTCTCCTACCGTTTGTGATTACAGTGGTAAGAATTCTCTGATAGAGATTATTATCAGCATTCAACGGGAGCTGTACACTTATCGCAGGTTATCATGATGAAATGTGAAACGGCAATAAAGATAAACACTCGACGTAGCAATGTTATGCTTGTGCGGTCAATTGCGAGATGCACGCTTTATAGTTATCTcgtaaaacatttattcaCATATCGAGCTTTGTTACTAACTCATGGTGTTCATAATTCTTTGATAGCTCCCGTCTCGTCGTTTCACATccgatttctctctctctctctctctctctctctctctctctctctctctctctctttatgcTGCATTGTTTCTTCAATTTTGAAGCATgtaaattttacgttttaaataataatacgctaaacttttatgttctttCTTTATTCTCTGCTTATGTCAATtagttttcttaatttaattgaagttagaattcaaataaagaaattcaCGGAATTAACGTATTTGctgttattatacatttacgtCGGCGCTATTCAATAACGATTACACATAGAATTCAGCTTACTGTGAGATTCTTTTATCTGCtctggagagagagagagagaaaggctTTTAGCATTTACATTTGAGAAAATTCTCGTTTATCATACAATTCTCAGATGTACAGCCAGATGCTAATTCCTATGGCAATGCTTTCACTCTATCTTGAGAAGTCGAATGAAAAGTTATCTAAAATCTGTTAAAAGCCAATATCTGTACAGCACCCAATAGCTTCTTACGGCATTCGTAAATCTAGATGGTACACGATTACGACTTCGGTAGAAACTTCTGCGGGCTTTCAGTACATTCAGTTTCCCGATTAGGgaaacgtaatatttgtttaatgcACAGCCCCAGATAGTGACTGTGCCGAATGGTGGTGCGAGAAGGGACGAAGTCGAGGCAAGGGAGGCATTATTAGCCGAGCCGCAAgctatctctctcttcttctctctctctctctcctctcgtcTACCGTCTCTCGTCTCCATATTTGAAGCTGTAGCATTACCAGCGGTCTGGTAATTATTTCCGCACGATTTTCCCGGCGATATGGCGCCGCGTCGAAATTTAGGAAACAAACGAGATCTTCGAATCGATCGAGAGACGTTAGTTACGTTCTTTGCGCAATTCGGTTCCCCGCGCGCCCGTATAGGATCCCTCCACAATTACACGGCAACGAGGATAATTATAGAGCGAGATGAGAGTTATACACATTGCAGACGGGTGAATGTCTCATAAATGCGATAAGGGAAATTTTTCGACTTGACATCTTCGCCAGGCGTGTTATCGATTTAAGCATTAGTGTACCCGTCGTGATAATAGAACAGCCATTTATGCGCGCTATCAGCTCCTTAGCCATTAgtctttttctcctttctgTAATCCTTCGATCGTTACAACGCCGACATTACAACCGTTACAATCGCATCTGtaagattaattttcaatactgCGCGGAAGCGCGTCATTTTCCCCGAACCACTCGTTCATTTCTAACGCATGATTAGCCAGTTATATTCACTATATTTCG
This genomic window from Monomorium pharaonis isolate MP-MQ-018 chromosome 8, ASM1337386v2, whole genome shotgun sequence contains:
- the LOC118646946 gene encoding histidine-rich glycoprotein-like, whose protein sequence is MVAWAWFPVVGLLLAAATGQEPKTRDEIRPQVSATKQELVNSIRLPGQLQSPRPSENLSGIIAPSKRNQKKRQLADLGLAFPQPLLPLNGQTPPSFLETTFGAGLGANIIPRIPPQPKHIITRITETSPPVDHVIVTPSVVESQRRIHNFDRSFHHRSHSFHYKHGHHHGHHHDNHHDHQSHHDHHAKHGHHHGHKHHHGHEHKHDHEHHEEHKHHHGHHHHHGHLHEHKHHGEHKHEHGHHHHSKHEHHEEHKHHSEHHHHHKHHHHNEHHHHHDHHHVNEHHHHHSHKETEKHHHHHGHEHKEHHKHEHKEEHKHQHGHEHKHGHHEEHHHGHYEEHHHKHGHDHKHGHHEDHKHHHHEDHHHKHDHEHKHGHKEDHHHGHHENHHHAHHQDHKHHHHEAHKHDHHHKEEHKHSHDHGHDHGHHEKHHHHEHHKHHEDHHHHMLKNHDHGHYKSFGHHFESPPIHEFILTEESAPISVAPPKDVLKITKSPKVRGSLEHKKIVRM